In Nonomuraea sp. NBC_00507, the following are encoded in one genomic region:
- a CDS encoding helix-turn-helix transcriptional regulator, whose protein sequence is MVGKSSLDLHGNVGGHGRGLSTWGSVDGLPGRFHRPSANAGLLGRRAECEALDRLLAAVRVGQSRALVLRGEAGVGKSALLEHLTERASGCRVVCAAGVQSEMEVAFAALYSLCAPMLDLVDGLPEPQRDALDAAFGLRAGPAPDRLLLGLAVLGLLAAAADERPLVCVIDDAQWLDHASAQVLAFVARRLFAESVACVFAVRDPSELSGLPVMDVPGLSAGDARALLRSVVPGPLDEQIQDRLVAEARGNPLALLELVGEFTRPELAGGFGPPAAQTLSGRIEGGFQRQLGGMPAHTRRLLLLAAADPLGDAALLWRAAARLGLGMAVAGAVTDMIVIGVRVRFRHPLMRSAVYRAALPEERRRVHRALAEATDVDADPDRRAWHRAHSTAEPDEEVAAELERSAGRAQARGGLAAVGSFLARAAELTPDPRRRAERALAAARAKHLAGAPEPALALLASAQAGPLDELRLAHAELLRAEIASTSNHGRSAAPMLLEAARRVEPLDTGLARDTYLQALSAAIGAVPDKGRSLVEVAAATRAAPPAPATLRVADRLLDALARHFTQDARSAAPAMRRALASFLGEDISAAEESRWLWAAQTIAVALWDDRSVRALADRHVRLVRDTGALAVLPLAWSTRLVPLIFEGELDEAASVNEEIQRLVAAAGVRAGFGYQGPVGGALALAAWRGRQAETEQLANALMSEAASRGEGSTVSVSQWLRAVLHNSLGQYEEARVSAERACAYHPSPGAAAHWAPAELVEAAVYSGERELAARALEHLVLTTQASGTDWALGVEARSRALLSQGEEADGHYREAIDRLGRTRMRVDLARSHLVYGEWLRRERRRLDAREQLCTAHELFVAMGMEGFAGRAERELAATGETVRRRTVESAGQLTPQETQIVRLAREGLTNKEIASRMYVSPRTVEYHLGKVFAKLGITSRSQLQGIA, encoded by the coding sequence GTGGTTGGCAAGTCGAGCCTCGATCTTCACGGGAACGTGGGCGGTCACGGCAGGGGACTCTCGACGTGGGGCAGCGTCGACGGCCTGCCCGGCAGGTTTCACCGTCCCAGTGCAAACGCCGGCCTGCTGGGCCGGCGGGCCGAGTGTGAGGCGCTCGATCGGTTGCTCGCCGCGGTTCGGGTCGGCCAGAGCCGGGCGCTGGTGCTGCGCGGTGAGGCGGGGGTGGGAAAGTCGGCGCTGTTGGAGCACCTGACCGAGCGGGCTTCCGGTTGCCGGGTGGTGTGCGCCGCGGGTGTTCAGTCGGAGATGGAGGTCGCGTTCGCGGCGCTGTACTCGCTCTGCGCGCCGATGTTGGACCTGGTGGACGGCCTGCCGGAACCACAGCGCGACGCGCTCGACGCGGCGTTCGGGCTACGCGCCGGGCCGGCGCCGGACCGCTTGCTCCTCGGCTTGGCCGTCCTCGGCCTGCTCGCGGCGGCGGCCGACGAGCGTCCGCTGGTGTGCGTGATCGACGATGCCCAGTGGCTGGACCATGCTTCCGCGCAGGTGCTCGCCTTCGTCGCCCGACGGCTTTTCGCGGAGTCGGTGGCCTGCGTGTTCGCGGTACGCGACCCCAGCGAGCTGTCCGGGCTGCCGGTGATGGACGTCCCAGGCCTGTCCGCCGGCGATGCCCGGGCTCTGCTGCGCTCGGTGGTTCCCGGCCCCCTGGACGAACAGATACAGGATCGGCTGGTCGCCGAGGCCCGTGGCAACCCGCTGGCGCTGCTGGAGCTGGTAGGTGAGTTCACCCGCCCCGAACTGGCGGGCGGGTTCGGGCCGCCGGCCGCGCAGACGCTTTCGGGCCGTATCGAGGGCGGCTTCCAGCGACAACTGGGAGGCATGCCCGCGCACACCCGGCGACTGTTGCTGCTGGCGGCCGCCGACCCGCTCGGCGACGCGGCGCTGCTGTGGCGTGCGGCCGCGCGGCTCGGCCTCGGCATGGCGGTGGCCGGCGCCGTGACCGACATGATCGTCATCGGTGTCCGCGTGCGGTTCCGGCATCCGCTGATGCGTTCGGCGGTGTACCGGGCGGCCTTGCCTGAGGAACGCCGGAGGGTGCATCGGGCGCTGGCGGAGGCGACCGATGTCGACGCCGATCCGGATCGGCGCGCCTGGCACCGTGCGCACAGCACCGCCGAGCCGGATGAGGAGGTCGCCGCTGAACTCGAACGCTCGGCCGGACGTGCGCAGGCGCGCGGTGGCCTGGCGGCCGTCGGCTCCTTCTTGGCGCGGGCAGCCGAGCTCACGCCCGACCCCCGGCGCCGGGCAGAGCGCGCGCTGGCCGCCGCACGGGCCAAGCACCTGGCCGGCGCTCCCGAGCCGGCCCTGGCGCTGCTGGCCTCGGCCCAGGCCGGGCCGCTGGACGAGCTGCGACTCGCCCATGCGGAACTCCTGCGCGCAGAGATCGCGAGCACCTCGAATCACGGCAGATCCGCCGCGCCGATGCTGCTCGAAGCCGCCAGACGCGTCGAGCCCCTGGACACCGGACTGGCCCGCGACACGTATCTGCAAGCGTTGTCCGCCGCGATCGGCGCCGTCCCGGACAAGGGCCGCAGCCTCGTAGAAGTCGCGGCGGCCACCCGCGCGGCGCCACCCGCGCCCGCCACCCTCCGGGTCGCCGACCGCCTCCTCGACGCCCTGGCCCGGCACTTCACGCAGGACGCGCGGAGCGCGGCTCCGGCCATGCGGCGGGCCCTGGCCTCCTTCTTGGGCGAGGACATCTCCGCCGCAGAGGAGTCCCGCTGGCTATGGGCCGCCCAGACCATCGCCGTGGCCCTGTGGGATGACAGGTCGGTTCGCGCACTGGCGGATCGCCACGTCCGTCTGGTCCGTGACACCGGCGCGCTCGCCGTGCTGCCCCTGGCGTGGAGCACGCGTCTCGTACCGCTCATCTTCGAGGGGGAACTGGACGAGGCGGCGTCGGTGAACGAGGAGATACAGAGGCTCGTCGCCGCGGCCGGTGTCCGGGCCGGCTTCGGCTACCAGGGACCGGTGGGCGGCGCCCTTGCTCTGGCAGCGTGGCGGGGACGGCAGGCCGAGACGGAACAACTGGCCAATGCCCTGATGAGCGAGGCGGCATCCCGCGGCGAGGGATCCACCGTGTCGGTCAGCCAGTGGCTGCGAGCCGTACTCCACAACAGCCTCGGCCAGTACGAGGAAGCCCGGGTGTCCGCCGAACGCGCCTGCGCGTACCACCCTTCGCCGGGTGCCGCGGCACATTGGGCGCCGGCCGAGCTCGTCGAGGCGGCGGTCTACAGCGGCGAGCGCGAGCTCGCCGCCCGTGCGCTCGAGCACCTCGTCCTGACGACTCAGGCGAGCGGGACCGACTGGGCTCTCGGGGTCGAGGCCCGGTCGCGGGCGCTGCTCAGCCAAGGCGAGGAGGCCGACGGCCACTATCGCGAGGCGATCGACCGGCTTGGCCGGACCCGCATGCGCGTCGACCTCGCCCGCTCCCACTTGGTCTACGGCGAATGGCTGCGCCGCGAGCGGCGCCGGCTCGACGCCCGCGAGCAGTTGTGCACCGCCCACGAGCTGTTCGTGGCCATGGGCATGGAGGGATTCGCCGGCCGGGCGGAGCGCGAGTTGGCGGCGACCGGAGAGACCGTCCGCAGGCGTACGGTCGAATCCGCCGGCCAGCTCACGCCGCAGGAAACGCAGATCGTGAGGCTGGCCCGCGAGGGCCTGACGAACAAGGAGATCGCCAGTCGCATGTATGTCAGCCCCCGCACCGTCGAATACCACCTTGGCAAGGTCTTCGCCAAGCTGGGCATCACCTCTCGTAGCCAGCTCCAAGGCATCGCATGA
- a CDS encoding helix-turn-helix domain-containing protein, with amino-acid sequence MTGDRAAAGEAHEMTCKLDYRWHLREVMAGRGMFSTTGLRPLLAERGIELSPSQVYRLVTERPERLSLRTLMALLDILDCTMEDLIEPLPTRPSGL; translated from the coding sequence ATGACCGGTGACAGGGCGGCGGCGGGGGAGGCCCACGAGATGACCTGCAAGCTGGACTACCGGTGGCATCTGCGGGAGGTCATGGCCGGTCGCGGCATGTTCTCCACCACCGGCTTGCGTCCGCTGCTGGCCGAGCGTGGCATCGAGCTGTCGCCGAGCCAGGTGTACCGGCTGGTCACGGAGAGGCCGGAGCGGCTGAGCCTCCGTACGTTGATGGCGCTGCTGGACATCCTGGACTGCACCATGGAGGACCTGATCGAACCGTTGCCCACCCGGCCATCGGGCCTCTGA
- a CDS encoding ATP-binding protein encodes MTVVTDLTSRRLSGWCDLPCSPIASSIARRWVSAMLASWDLPLCAATDATIMELTSELVTNAVQHATPPARGSSDIRINVRAGNTTVWLAVCDSDPTLPTQRAPDFLAESGRGLFLVEAQADQWGAVPHEAGKYVWFSLECLGDARRAGEVPAWQDIR; translated from the coding sequence ATGACCGTCGTCACCGACCTCACGAGCAGGCGCCTCTCCGGCTGGTGCGATCTGCCCTGCTCCCCGATCGCGTCATCAATCGCTCGCCGCTGGGTGTCGGCGATGCTCGCCTCCTGGGATCTGCCTCTCTGCGCCGCCACCGACGCGACGATCATGGAGCTGACCAGTGAGTTGGTCACGAACGCGGTCCAGCACGCGACCCCTCCCGCTCGGGGATCCTCCGACATAAGGATCAACGTGCGGGCGGGGAACACCACGGTCTGGCTGGCGGTCTGCGACTCCGATCCGACCCTCCCCACGCAGCGAGCCCCTGACTTCCTCGCCGAAAGCGGGCGTGGACTGTTCCTGGTGGAGGCGCAGGCCGACCAGTGGGGCGCCGTCCCGCACGAAGCCGGCAAGTACGTCTGGTTCAGCCTGGAGTGCCTCGGCGACGCCCGACGGGCGGGCGAGGTGCCCGCCTGGCAGGACATTCGCTGA
- a CDS encoding alpha/beta fold hydrolase gives MSPVVLPHDVHGSGPHRVIALHGWFGDRGSFRKIQPYLDGDAFTYAFPDYRGYGEARDLTGEYTLAEIAADVTALADKLGWETFSLVGHSMGGTAMQRVMLDAPGRVRKLVGISPVPASGVPFDDDGWALFSGSAEEPANRRAIIDLTTGNRLPGTWLDEMVDNSLRNSTVTAYRAYLDAWARTDFHTEVAGAATPVLVIAGERDPALSADVMRGTWLQWYPNAELLTFADAGHYAMDETPLALVSAIERFLSA, from the coding sequence ATGTCCCCCGTCGTTCTTCCCCACGACGTCCACGGCTCCGGGCCGCACCGCGTCATTGCGTTGCACGGCTGGTTCGGAGACCGCGGTTCCTTCAGGAAGATCCAGCCCTACCTGGACGGCGACGCCTTCACCTACGCCTTCCCCGACTACCGGGGGTACGGCGAGGCCCGCGACCTCACCGGCGAGTACACCCTCGCCGAGATCGCCGCCGACGTGACAGCACTCGCCGACAAGCTGGGCTGGGAGACCTTCTCCCTGGTCGGTCACTCCATGGGCGGCACGGCGATGCAGCGGGTGATGCTGGACGCGCCCGGCCGGGTCCGCAAGCTCGTCGGCATCTCTCCGGTGCCGGCCTCCGGCGTGCCGTTCGACGACGACGGGTGGGCGCTGTTCTCCGGCTCCGCCGAGGAGCCCGCCAACCGTCGTGCGATCATCGATCTCACCACCGGCAACCGGCTTCCGGGCACATGGCTCGATGAGATGGTGGACAACTCACTGCGAAACTCCACGGTGACCGCCTACCGGGCCTACCTGGACGCCTGGGCGCGCACCGACTTCCACACCGAGGTGGCCGGCGCCGCCACGCCTGTGCTCGTCATCGCCGGTGAGCGCGACCCCGCGCTTTCCGCCGACGTCATGCGGGGTACGTGGCTGCAGTGGTACCCGAACGCCGAGCTGCTGACATTCGCAGACGCCGGCCACTACGCGATGGATGAGACACCGTTGGCCCTGGTGTCGGCCATCGAACGTTTCCTGTCCGCCTGA
- a CDS encoding HEPN domain-containing protein, with protein MNRLLAEGRLQKVVGSAADGIEWLERAQRTLRTARAIADDPDSAFILAYDAARHACTAVLAHQGIRPTTAGGHYVVEEVLRAQFGDVFRDFGALRRRRNEIEYPTRPGDDVEQNEAAMAIAVTERLIDAARKLVPNLSLF; from the coding sequence GTGAATCGCCTGCTGGCGGAGGGGCGGCTACAGAAGGTCGTTGGCTCGGCTGCGGATGGCATCGAATGGCTGGAGCGCGCTCAACGCACCTTGCGGACCGCCCGGGCGATCGCGGATGATCCCGACAGCGCTTTCATCCTCGCCTATGACGCCGCTAGGCACGCTTGTACTGCAGTGCTGGCGCACCAAGGCATTCGACCCACCACCGCGGGCGGGCACTATGTCGTCGAGGAAGTGCTGCGAGCCCAGTTCGGTGATGTCTTCAGAGACTTCGGCGCGCTACGCCGCCGCCGTAACGAGATCGAATATCCGACACGTCCCGGTGACGACGTCGAACAGAATGAGGCTGCGATGGCAATCGCAGTAACCGAACGGCTGATCGACGCAGCGCGCAAGCTCGTGCCCAACCTGTCTCTCTTCTGA
- a CDS encoding helix-turn-helix domain-containing protein has protein sequence MRSESPPLLPIFRSRHQADLLTVLYLRPDREFTLTELAQRVGVPLTTMQREVGRLLEAGLLSGRRVGRAHLIRAAVSGRYARPLTELLTLAFGPHVLIEQEFVALRDVEAVAIFGSWASRYLGESGPPPNDIDVMVIGHPSRTDVYEAAERVERTLGIPVNPVLVTRGRWTQAVDRLVEQIRSSPLVWVKGPPEEGV, from the coding sequence ATGCGTAGTGAGTCTCCTCCTTTGTTGCCGATCTTCCGGTCGCGGCATCAGGCGGATCTGCTTACCGTGCTCTATCTGCGACCCGACCGCGAGTTCACGCTGACCGAGCTTGCACAGCGTGTCGGAGTGCCACTGACGACGATGCAACGGGAAGTGGGGCGTCTGCTGGAGGCCGGCTTGTTGAGCGGTCGCAGGGTTGGCAGGGCCCATCTGATCCGGGCGGCTGTGTCCGGCCGCTATGCCCGGCCGCTCACCGAACTCCTGACCTTGGCATTCGGGCCGCATGTTCTCATCGAACAGGAGTTTGTCGCGCTGCGGGACGTGGAGGCGGTGGCAATCTTCGGCTCCTGGGCGAGCCGCTATCTCGGTGAGTCCGGTCCACCTCCGAACGATATTGATGTCATGGTCATAGGCCATCCGTCTCGAACCGATGTGTACGAGGCCGCCGAGCGAGTGGAGCGGACGCTGGGCATCCCCGTCAATCCCGTTCTCGTTACTCGTGGCCGCTGGACACAGGCAGTGGATCGCCTTGTCGAACAAATCCGGTCGTCGCCGCTCGTCTGGGTTAAGGGTCCCCCCGAGGAGGGCGTGTGA
- a CDS encoding cytochrome P450, with product MTDTKTTVNVFDPRIYTQGIPHETYRWLRDHDPVHWQEEHEVGDWPAGPGFWAVARHADVVRVLRTPAEYSSWLGATQIRDPDPADLSFIRRTMLNLDPPDHGRLRRIVSGVFTAGRIERLTTGIAARARLLVDEIAERGECDLPVDVTDDYPIHNLADLLGIPSADRGQILEWTNRVIGYQDPEHATVVHGPDGKPANPRSPAMLTDMFEYAHTLAAYKRRNPASDVMTALATAEVDGQRLTDPELSMFFFVLVIAGNDTVRSALPGGMLALLDHPDQHRRLLDQPELLDSAIEEMLRWHPPVLSFRRTAVRDTVLAGRRIAAGDKVVVFHGAANFDERQFPDPMRFDIARRPNDHISFGDGPHVCLGSRFARLQLRVFYRELLWRLPDVELAGPPVRLVSNFIGGIKHLPMCYTPVPRLGVQ from the coding sequence ATGACCGACACAAAGACGACGGTCAACGTGTTCGACCCGCGCATCTACACACAAGGCATCCCGCATGAGACGTACCGCTGGCTGCGCGACCACGACCCCGTGCACTGGCAGGAGGAGCACGAGGTCGGTGACTGGCCGGCAGGCCCCGGGTTCTGGGCGGTGGCCCGCCATGCGGACGTCGTACGCGTGCTACGCACGCCGGCCGAGTACAGCTCCTGGCTCGGCGCCACCCAGATCCGTGACCCGGACCCCGCCGACCTGTCGTTCATCCGGCGCACGATGCTCAACCTCGATCCGCCGGACCACGGCCGGCTCCGGCGGATCGTCTCCGGCGTGTTCACCGCCGGGCGCATCGAGCGTCTCACGACCGGCATCGCGGCACGGGCGCGTCTGCTCGTCGACGAGATCGCTGAGCGAGGCGAGTGCGACCTGCCGGTGGACGTGACCGACGACTACCCGATCCACAACCTCGCGGATCTCCTCGGCATCCCCTCCGCCGACCGCGGCCAGATCCTGGAGTGGACCAACCGCGTGATCGGCTACCAGGACCCTGAGCACGCGACAGTCGTTCACGGCCCGGACGGCAAGCCGGCCAACCCGCGATCCCCGGCCATGCTCACCGACATGTTCGAGTACGCTCACACCCTCGCCGCCTACAAGCGCCGGAATCCGGCAAGCGACGTCATGACCGCGCTCGCCACGGCGGAGGTGGACGGGCAGCGTCTCACCGATCCCGAACTGTCGATGTTCTTCTTTGTCCTGGTCATCGCGGGCAACGACACTGTGCGTTCGGCCCTGCCCGGCGGGATGCTCGCCTTGCTCGACCATCCCGACCAGCATCGTCGGCTGCTCGATCAGCCTGAGCTCCTCGACTCGGCCATCGAGGAGATGCTGCGCTGGCATCCCCCCGTCCTCAGCTTCCGGCGTACCGCTGTACGCGACACAGTCCTGGCCGGGCGGCGCATCGCCGCGGGCGACAAGGTCGTCGTCTTTCACGGTGCCGCCAACTTCGACGAGCGGCAGTTCCCTGACCCGATGCGTTTCGACATCGCACGCCGACCCAATGACCACATCTCGTTCGGGGACGGCCCGCACGTGTGCCTCGGCTCCCGTTTCGCCCGGCTGCAACTCCGCGTGTTCTACCGGGAACTGCTGTGGCGGCTGCCCGACGTCGAACTCGCCGGACCACCGGTCCGGCTGGTGTCGAACTTCATCGGCGGCATCAAGCACCTGCCCATGTGCTACACCCCAGTGCCTCGCCTTGGCGTCCAATGA
- a CDS encoding trypsin-like serine peptidase produces the protein MRHLRKFLGTLLVAGTLTGLPAPANASGEATTVDSVRLDTPESIRAYWTPERMAQAKPKDIVHGGADQVAPGRPVEAIGREETVAGAVPARLPASSSIGSLAFFATPTVGKIFGIDSAGVLFSCSAGAVPGPARNVIATAGHCLHDGPGTGWAQQVIYMPYYNQQPDPWYGSWTVAWMHVYKGWSQEGKDGYDYAFASVWPRGDGAVLGDVTGFNGMSFNRTFSYPGSLWGYPGIPPSEGGWQYNCSDTVVVAFGLSHYANDCPQIAQHGASGGPWMYDYRNDRMWGYVTTVTSEGRIGGTVFGPFFGDNAKRLWETAGERGANQS, from the coding sequence ATGAGACATCTCCGCAAGTTCCTGGGCACGTTACTCGTCGCCGGAACGCTGACCGGGCTCCCGGCCCCCGCGAACGCGAGCGGTGAGGCGACAACGGTCGACAGCGTACGGCTCGACACGCCGGAATCGATTCGCGCCTACTGGACCCCGGAACGCATGGCCCAAGCCAAGCCGAAGGACATCGTCCACGGCGGTGCGGACCAGGTCGCGCCCGGCCGGCCGGTCGAGGCGATCGGGCGCGAGGAGACCGTGGCCGGCGCCGTGCCCGCCCGGCTTCCGGCGTCTTCTTCGATCGGCTCGCTGGCGTTCTTCGCGACCCCGACGGTCGGCAAGATCTTCGGCATCGACTCGGCAGGCGTCCTTTTCAGCTGCTCGGCCGGCGCGGTGCCGGGTCCGGCGCGCAATGTCATCGCCACCGCCGGCCACTGCCTCCACGACGGCCCCGGCACCGGCTGGGCCCAGCAGGTGATCTACATGCCCTACTACAACCAACAGCCCGACCCGTGGTACGGCTCGTGGACGGTCGCCTGGATGCACGTCTACAAGGGCTGGAGTCAGGAAGGCAAGGACGGCTACGACTACGCCTTCGCCAGCGTCTGGCCGCGCGGCGACGGCGCCGTGCTCGGTGACGTCACGGGGTTCAACGGCATGTCGTTCAACCGCACCTTCAGCTACCCGGGTTCTCTGTGGGGCTATCCGGGCATCCCGCCGAGTGAGGGCGGCTGGCAGTACAACTGCAGCGACACCGTCGTGGTTGCCTTCGGTCTCAGCCACTACGCGAACGACTGCCCGCAGATCGCGCAGCACGGCGCGAGCGGCGGACCATGGATGTACGACTACCGGAACGACCGCATGTGGGGCTACGTCACGACGGTGACCAGCGAAGGCCGTATCGGTGGAACGGTTTTCGGTCCTTTCTTCGGTGACAACGCCAAACGGCTGTGGGAGACCGCTGGCGAGCGTGGGGCCAACCAGAGCTGA
- a CDS encoding IclR family transcriptional regulator: MAGSKTIDTGLRLLEILRDHTDGLTINELAQLAGIHRNAVSRHLAALGNHRLVARIGTRYTLGLGIVELNAAVQHRLRSAAASALQVLADTCNATAFITVLDIDESQAVVLAVAEPRASQIHVSYRAGTRHPANRGASGIAILAGRPPCPGERPAIAEARVTGYSVTAGELQPGAWGVAVPITTPGRPADASVGVVTIGVRDESTIVPLVLSAATEISRLL; the protein is encoded by the coding sequence ATGGCGGGCTCGAAGACGATCGACACCGGACTGCGGCTCCTGGAGATCCTCCGGGACCATACGGACGGTTTGACGATCAACGAACTCGCGCAGCTGGCCGGGATACATCGCAACGCCGTCTCGCGCCATCTGGCCGCCCTCGGCAACCACCGGCTGGTCGCACGGATCGGCACTCGCTACACCCTCGGCCTGGGCATCGTCGAGCTCAACGCCGCCGTGCAGCACAGGCTCCGCAGTGCGGCCGCCTCCGCGCTCCAGGTGCTGGCCGACACCTGCAACGCCACCGCTTTCATCACGGTGCTCGACATCGACGAGAGCCAGGCGGTCGTGCTCGCAGTGGCCGAGCCGCGCGCCTCACAGATCCACGTCAGCTATCGCGCCGGCACCCGGCATCCCGCGAACCGCGGCGCCTCGGGGATCGCCATCCTGGCCGGCCGCCCGCCCTGCCCGGGCGAGCGCCCGGCGATAGCCGAGGCCCGCGTCACCGGCTACTCGGTCACCGCGGGTGAGCTGCAGCCCGGGGCGTGGGGTGTCGCCGTCCCGATCACCACGCCCGGGCGACCGGCCGACGCCAGCGTGGGCGTGGTCACCATCGGTGTGCGGGATGAGAGCACGATCGTCCCACTGGTGCTCAGCGCCGCGACCGAGATATCGCGGCTCCTCTAG